A DNA window from Nymphalis io chromosome 28, ilAglIoxx1.1, whole genome shotgun sequence contains the following coding sequences:
- the LOC126778976 gene encoding pyruvate dehydrogenase (acetyl-transferring) kinase, mitochondrial, with amino-acid sequence MRLAGAIFSNVTKMLDFYSQFNPSPLSIKQFIDFGLNACERKSFLFLRKELPVRLANIMKEIALLPENLLRMPSVGLVNQWYERSFEEIIEFEKKEPEPPVLSQFCERLVLIRNRHADVVQTMAQGVLELKESHEVEPGIENSIQYFLDRFYMSRISIRMLINQHTLLFGEQLGARQASVNGMGNGGRHVGSIDPACDVAAVVRDAYENARFLCDRYYLASPELELLEDGMPIDRPMPIVYVPSHLYHMLFELFKNAMRAVMETHENCPPPIQVNLVRGREDVSVKMSDKGGGIPRSVSDLLFKYMYSTAPQPSKSDSHTVPLAGYGYGLPISRLYARYFHGDLVLMSCEGFGTDAVIYLKALSNEANELLPIFNRTSSKFYRTTPAPADWSAPVPTQTCRRDKPSLSHKA; translated from the exons GGTTGAACGCTTGCGAGAGGAAATCGTTTCTATTCCTGAGGAAGGAGCTGCCAGTAAG gTTAGCGAATATTATGAAAGAGATAGCATTACTCCCGGAGAACTTGCTGCGCATGCCTTCCGTGGGCCTCGTCAACCAGTGGTACGAGAGGTCGTTCGAGGAGATCATTGAATTTGAGAAGAAGGAACCAGAACCGCCTGTGCTTTCcca GTTTTGCGAGCGTCTCGTCTTAATACGAAATCGTCACGCGGACGTCGTTCAAACGATGGCGCAGGGTGTCCTCGAGCTGAAGGAGTCACACGAGGTGGAACCGGGCATCGAGAACTCCATCCAGTACTTCTTGGACAGATTCTACATGAGCAGGATATCCATCAGGATGCTTATCAATCAGCACA CGCTGCTGTTCGGCGAGCAGCTGGGCGCGCGGCAGGCGTCCGTGAACGGGATGGGCAACGGCGGGCGGCACGTCGGGTCCATCGACCCCGCCTGCGACGTGGCGGCCGTGGTGCGCGACGCCTACGAGAACGCGCGCTTCCTCTGCGACCGCTACTACCTCGCCTCGCCCGAGCTCGAGCTGCTGGAGGACGGAA TGCCAATCGACCGTCCGATGCCGATAGTGTACGTGCCGTCCCATCTCTACCACATGCTGTTCGAGCTGTTCAAGAACGCGATGCGTGCTGTCATGGAGACCCACGAGAACTGCCCGCCCCCCATACAGGTCAACCTTGTCCGGGGCAGGGAGGACGTCTCCGTCAAG ATGTCAGATAAAGGCGGCGGTATACCGCGCAGTGTCTCCGACCTGCTCTTTAAGTATATGTACAGCACGGCTCCGCAGCCATCTAAGTCGGACTCCCACACCGTGCCGTTAGCTG GTTATGGTTACGGACTACCCATATCTAGATTATACGCCAGATATTTCCACGGTGACTTGGTCCTCATGTCGTGTGAAGGGTTCGGCACAGATGCAGTTATATATTTGAAG gCTCTATCGAACGAAGCAAACGAACTACTACCGATATTCAACAGGACTTCCTCGAAGTTCTACCGCACGACTCCCGCGCCCGCTGATTGGTCGGCGCCCGTTCCCACGCAGACGTGTCGGAGGGATAAGCCGTCCCTTTCCCACAAGGCGTAG